In Symphalangus syndactylus isolate Jambi chromosome 9, NHGRI_mSymSyn1-v2.1_pri, whole genome shotgun sequence, the genomic stretch GAAGACTTCCGCCCCGCAGAGGACTTGCCTCCACCCCCACCTTCAAGTCCGCCCAGCTGTACTTCTGCGCAGGCTCCATGAGTTGTTTGCTGTCTCTACGGCAACCCAGTAGCTGGAGTCTGAAGATGGAGACCAACGAGTCTACAGAGGGATCGCGGTCGCGGTGAGAGCCGCAGCTCTGGCTGCAGGCATAAGGGGACGAGGAAGGTTAGCGGACTTCCTCTGCTGCGTTTTTGACAGCCATGTCGTGTTTGCTTTCTTTCAGATCTTTAGACATACAGCCCAGCTCCGAAGGACTAGGGCCCACTTCGGAACCGTTTGCTTCTTCAGATGACAGTCCTAGGTCGGCCCTGGCAGCTGCAACCGCAGCAGCTACAGCGGCTGCATCAGCTGCTGCAGCTACTGCAGCCTTCACCACCGCCAAAGCAGCTGCATTATCTACAAAGACCCCAGCGCCCTGTTCTGAGTTCATGGAGCCGTCCTCTGACCCCAGCCTTTTTGGGGAGCCCTGTTCAGGACCCAGCTTTACCCACAATATAGCCCATGGGAGTCTTGGCTTTGAGCCCGTCTATGTTTCCTGTATTGCTCGGGACCCTTGCACTACAACTGACCATAGTTCTAACCCTGGCCCTGTTTCAGGCTCTAGCTCTGGGCCTGTTCTTGGCTCCAGCTCAGGTGCTGGCCATGGCTCTGGTCCTGGCTCTGGTCCTGGCTGTGGCTCTGTCCCTGGCTCTGGCTCTGGTCCTAGTCCTGGCTCTGGTCCTGGTCATGGCTCTGGCTCTCATCCTGGTCCTGCCTGTGGGCCTGGTCCAGACACTGGCCCTGACTCTGAGCTCAGCCCCTGTATTCCTCCAGGGTTCAGAAACCTGGTGGCAGATCGGGTCCCTAACCATACCTCCTGGAGTCAGCACTGCCCCTGGGAGCCCCAGAAACAACCACCTTGGGAATTTTTGCAAGTCTTAGAACCGGGTGCCCGAGGACTATGGAAACCCCCAGACATTAAAGGGAAGCCTATGGTTTGCTATGAAACATTGCCACGGGGCCAGTGCCTCCTCTACAACTGGGAGGAAGAGGTATTAAAGTTTTGGCCTGCTCCCTTTTCTTGAAGGCTGCCTTCAGTTTCTTTGGGGGAGGCAGTAGTTTACATGAGGGTGGGTACCAGAAGGGATATTATAGTCATTCAACTTGGGATCCACAGAGAGCCACCAACCACCTGGATCAAGTCCCAAGCATGCAGGATGGCTCTGAGAGTTTTTTCTTCCGACACGGACACCGGGGACTGCTGACTGTGCAACTAAAGTCACCCATGCCCCCCAGCACCACCCAGAAAGACTCGTACCAGCCACCAGGAAACGTCTGTTGGCCACTTCGAGGTGTGAAATGTGAGAGAGAGTAGGCCAGAACGAGTATATTAGTcagagggaagaagaagaaggaatttcTGGTGGGGCTGCGGATTGTCCAATGGATATAAGGGCGGAACCCCaaggtttttcttccttttctcaagtTAGTTTCTTCTGGGCCTCCTTCTTAACCAGACCCCACCCTGCCCACCCCCCGTCCTCTCACAGGGAAGCGTGAAGCCATGCTGGAGATGCTCCTGCAGCATCAGATCTGGTAAGGGATTGGGTaaaggggaagaaggagggggaggagaaaaaTTGGGTGAGAATGGCCTTGACATCCCTCGGGCTACATAGTAAAGAGGTGCAGGCAGAACAGGAACCCACAAGGAAGCTCTTCGAGGTTGAGTCTGTGACACACCATGATTACCAAATGGAGCTGGCACAAGCAGGGACTCCTGCCCCAACAAAGGTGAGAACCCACCCCCCATCGCCTGCCACTGGCACAGCTGGGCTCTGACAGGCTGTGGCCAAGTACCAGGCCCAGAGGTTGAGAGAGAGGGCTGAAGGCCAGGAGTTACTCAGTACCCTCCCTCACAGCCTCACGACTACCGCCAGGAGCAGCCTGAGACCTTCTGGATACAGAGGGCACCACAGCTACCGGTGTGTGAGGGTGACTAGGTGTTGGGGGCAGAGCGGGGCAGGAAAGGTAGGGCAGAGTTGGTTTGTTCTGGCTTGGGGAGAGCGGGATCCATCCTCATCCTGGCACTCCTCCAGGGTGTCAGTAACATCAGGACATTGGGCACACCATTCCGGAAGAACTGCAGCTTCTCAACACCAGTACCCTTGTCTCTGGGGCAACTTTTGCCCTATGAACTTGAGAATTACCCCTACCAATTGGGAGAAatctcttcccttccctgtcctgGAGGAAGGCTGGGTGGTGGAGGGGGGAGAATGACTCCTGTCTGAGGGGTGAGGAGGGAAGTGGGGTATGGAATATGGAATCTATTTCTGTCTGCACTAGAGACGTCGGGAGGAAGTTAATTCTCGCTGTACTTGAAGAGGCTTTACATAAAGGGTTCTCTGTCATCCTGAGACTGCTAATTTAGTGATTCTGTGGGTCACTGTGTGCATACCCCATAACCTTTCCTTGGGATTGCCCCTATCCCACACTATGACATcagaactttttttattattgttttatatttgacCAAAATATTCTGTTTTAGATACAGATATTTACACAAAGTAGGGAGGAAGGGGACCAAGCCAGAGAGGGACAGGTATATGTACAGGGCTGAGCTGCAGAGGGCTACAACTTCCATATAAGGTAGGTTTTTTTGTGGCTGTTTTCCATTGCATATGAAAATGTCCATTTCTGGTGTGTGCAGACATGGTGGCCATTGCCCACCCAGGTACCAGCAGCAGAAGACTGTCTGACTTGGGAAGAATGGGGGTTTACAGGAGTCCAGGAGGTCCTTTCCGCTCTCCTAAGAGCCAGTATGTTCGCATCTTTCCTTTCCCCTGGAAGTGGGAGAGTGGACATGATTCAGATGCCTCAATGTTAGTCCCtttgtctccctctctttccccatGATTCCCATAATCACTTTCACCCTCCCTTTCCATGCCCCCCTCCCCATGGCCTGCCATCACCTTCATTTCCACATCCCCCCGAAGCTCTAGCTGGAAGCATCCTAGCTCATCTAGGGCATCCTTGGTGGTAGAGGAGACATGGATCTTCAGCGCTGGGGTGGGTGGGATGGGGAGGATGGTGGAAAGAGGAATCAAGGAAAAGGCAATCAAAGAATTGGTGATACGGTATAGCACTGTGCCCAACCAACCATCCCTGGGAAGCTCCCAATGCATATCTATTAGAACCAAAATATGTCCAACCTCCCAATGCATATCTATTAGAAACAAAATATGCCCAAAGATGTGACACTAAGGAACTGTGGTCTCTCAGATTAAGAGATTGGAGGAattatgaaaagaagaaaagggcaaGATAAATTGAGGCCAACAATGGGGTTGAGGGCTAATGTCTTACCTTGACCATTAGACTCCATTCGAGAAGCAGTGTTCACTGTGTCTCCAAAAAGACAATAACGGGGCATCTTCAGGCCAACAACCCCAGCGCAGACTGGCCCTATGAGAAGAAACAGGTTGGGAGAGTCTGGGAAAGGTGGAGACTAGGGCTGGAGTGAGAGTCAGCCTTACCAGTATGGA encodes the following:
- the SPAG8 gene encoding sperm-associated antigen 8 isoform X2 — encoded protein: MSCLLSLRQPSSWSLKMETNESTEGSRSRSLDIQPSSEGLGPTSEPFASSDDSPRSALAAATAAATAAASAAAATAAFTTAKAAALSTKTPAPCSEFMEPSSDPSLFGEPCSGPSFTHNIAHGSLGFEPVYVSCIARDPCTTTDHSSNPGPVSGSSSGPVLGSSSGAGHGSGPGSGPGCGSVPGSGSGPSPGSGPGHGSGSHPGPACGPGPDTGPDSELSPCIPPGFRNLVADRVPNHTSWSQHCPWEPQKQPPWEFLQVLEPGARGLWKPPDIKGKPMVCYETLPRGQCLLYNWEEERATNHLDQVPSMQDGSESFFFRHGHRGLLTVQLKSPMPPSTTQKDSYQPPGNVCWPLRGKREAMLEMLLQHQICKEVQAEQEPTRKLFEVESVTHHDYQMELAQAGTPAPTKPHDYRQEQPETFWIQRAPQLPGVSNIRTLGTPFRKNCSFSTPVPLSLGQLLPYELENYPYQLGEISSLPCPGGRLGGGGGRMTPV
- the SPAG8 gene encoding sperm-associated antigen 8 isoform X1, with the translated sequence MSCLLSLRQPSSWSLKMETNESTEGSRSRSLDIQPSSEGLGPTSEPFASSDDSPRSALAAATAAATAAASAAAATAAFTTAKAAALSTKTPAPCSEFMEPSSDPSLFGEPCSGPSFTHNIAHGSLGFEPVYVSCIARDPCTTTDHSSNPGPVSGSSSGPVLGSSSGAGHGSGPGSGPGCGSVPGSGSGPSPGSGPGHGSGSHPGPACGPGPDTGPDSELSPCIPPGFRNLVADRVPNHTSWSQHCPWEPQKQPPWEFLQVLEPGARGLWKPPDIKGKPMVCYETLPRGQCLLYNWEEERATNHLDQVPSMQDGSESFFFRHGHRGLLTVQLKSPMPPSTTQKDSYQPPGNVCWPLRGKREAMLEMLLQHQICKEVQAEQEPTRKLFEVESVTHHDYQMELAQAGTPAPTKPHDYRQEQPETFWIQRAPQLPTWWPLPTQVPAAEDCLTWEEWGFTGVQEVLSALLRATPGEYSVNICRMNEHPVRSRTWTNRLCHQEMGSKKTG